The Pseudonocardia broussonetiae DNA segment CGCGGCGCGGCGGGCGCCGGGGCCGACACCCGCACGACGGCCGGACCGGCTCCCCGCAGCAGCGCGAGCCGAAGGGCGTCGACGGCGGCCGAGGGGTCGACGCCGAGCTCGTCGGACAGGCGCACCCGCAGGTCCGCGAGACGGGCGAGGGCGGCAGCCGGGTCGCCCGCGGCGGCCAGCGCCTCGGCCAGGACCAGCGTCGCGGACTCCCGGAGCGGCTCGGCCGCCACGGCGTCGGCGGCCCAGGACGAGGCGCGCCGGGGGTCACCGAGCGCGAGCGCCGCACCCGCGGCGCGCTCGGCCGCCTCGACCCGGGCCCGGTGCAGCCGCTCCCGCGGCTCGCTCGCCCACTCGGCGTAGCTGTCCTCGGGCAGCGGCTCGCCCCACAGCGCCAGCGCCGTCGACGCGGCCTGCAGGACCGCCCCGTCGGTGTCGGCCGTGCGGGACGCCTCGACCGCCGCGAGGAACCGACCGGCATCGACCTCGCAGTCACCCAGCGCGTACCCGCCGGTGCCGGTGACGATCAGGGCCGGATCCCCGAGGGCTCGGCGGGCTCGGTTCACCAGCACCCCGAGGTTCGCGGCCGGATCGGCCGGGAGCCGGTCCGGCCACAGGGCCTCGGCGAGCACGTCGTGCGGCACCAGGTCGGGACGGCGCACGGCGAGCACCCGCAGCAGCGCCCGGACCTTGCGCCCGCCGAACGCCGCGGGCGGCACCTCCCGGCCGTCACGACGGACCTGGAACCGCCCGAGCAGTTGCAGCTGCACGCCCGGCACCCGGCCATCGTCCTCGACCGCCAACGAACCGCAAGGTCGAACTCCTAGCGTCGGCGGCACCACGACCAGGAGGGGACACCATGGACTACGAGCAGCAGGACTTCGCCGATCCCACCGAGACCCGCGAGTTCCCGAACGGTCGGCTCGACCTGCTCCGCATCGGCGGCGCCGACATCGGCCGCCTGACCCTGGCGCCCGGATGGCGCTGGTCCACCGACGTCAAGCCGGCCGCCGGCACCGAGCTGTGCGAGGCCCCGCACTTCCAGTACCACGTGTCGGGCACGCTCCGCGTCCGCACGGCCGACGGCACGGAGTTCGACGCCGTGCCCGGCCAGGTCACGGCGCTGCCTTCCGGCCACGACGCGTGGGTCGTCGGCGACGACCCCGTGGTCGTCGTGGACTGGTGGGGCGCGTCCGAGTACGCGAAGGGTTGAGCCGTGGACGCCGTGGACGCCGTGAACGCGGTGGACCCCGTGGACGCCGTCGCCCGGTTCGGCGAGGCGTTCGACCGCCAGGACGTCGACGCGATCATGGCTGCCATGACCCCGGACTGCGTCTTCGAGGACACCTCGCCGCCGGACGGCACGCGCCACGAGGGCGCCGACGCGGTCCGCAGGGCCTGGCAGGCGCTGTTCACGGCATCGCCGGACGGCGTGTTCGCCACGGAGGAGCTGATCCCCGCGGTCGACCGCGTGGTGGTGCGCTGGCGCTACTCCTGGCCCGGCGGCCACGTCCGCGGCGTCGACGTCTTCACCGTCCGCGACGGGCTGGTGTCCGAGAAGCTGGCCTACGTGAAGGGCTGAGCCGCTCCCGGGTGGGGGGCCCGGGAGCGTGACAGGATCCACGTGAGGCGAGCGGAACGCACGGACACCGGGCTGCGAGACTGGACACGTGACTGCTTCGACCTCGTCCGACCTGCAGATCCCCGCCGATCTCCTGCCCGCCGACGGCCGCTTCGGCTGCGGCCCGTCCAAGGTCCGGCCCGAGCAGCTCGCCGCGCTCGCCGCCGCCGGCGACCTCATGGGCACCTCGCACCGCCAGAAGCCGGTCAAGTCGCTGGTCGCGCGCGTCCGGAGCGGGCTCGCCGACCTCTTCTCCCTGCCCGCGGGGTACGAGGTCGTCCTCGGCAACGGCGGGTCCACCGCCTTCTGGGACGCCGCCGCGTTCGGCCTGGTCCGCGAGCGGTCGCTGCACCTGACCTACGGCGAGTTCTCCGCCAAGTTCGCCGAGTCCACCCGCGGCGCCCCCTTCCTCGCCGACCCGGTCGTCGTCAAGGCCGAGCCGGGCAGCGCGCCCGAGCCGCAGACCGACCCGAGCTGCGACGTCCTGGCCTGGGCCCACAACGAGACCTCCACCGGCGTGTCGGTGCCGGTCGTGCGCCCCGCCGAGTCGCTCGAGGGCCAGCTCGTCGTCATCGACGCCACCTCCGGCGCGGGCGGGCTGCCGGTCGACGTGCGCCAGGCCGACGCCTACTACTTCGCACCGCAGAAGGGCTTTGCCTCCGACGGCGGCCTGTGGATCTCGCTGATGAGCCCGGCCGCGCTGGAGCGGGTCGCGGAGATCGCGGCGTCGGACCGCTGGATCCCGCCGTTCCTGTCGCTGGCCACGGCCGTCGACAACTCGCTCAAGGACCAGACCTACAACACCCCCGGGCTCGCCACGCTCGTCCTCATGGCCGAGCAGGTCGACTGGATGAACGGCCTGGGCGGGCTCGACGCCTGCGTGGCGCGCACGGCCGACTCCTCGGGCCGCCTCTACGCCTGGGCCGAGAAGTCGGAGTACGCCACGCCGTTCGTCGCCGACCCGGCGCACCGCTCGCAGGTCGTCGGCACGATCGACCTCGCCGATTCGGTCGACGCCGCCGCGGTCGCGAAGGTCCTGCGCGCCAACGGGATCGTCGACACCGAGCCCTACCGCAAGCTCGGCC contains these protein-coding regions:
- a CDS encoding nuclear transport factor 2 family protein, which gives rise to MDAVDAVNAVDPVDAVARFGEAFDRQDVDAIMAAMTPDCVFEDTSPPDGTRHEGADAVRRAWQALFTASPDGVFATEELIPAVDRVVVRWRYSWPGGHVRGVDVFTVRDGLVSEKLAYVKG
- the serC gene encoding phosphoserine transaminase; protein product: MTASTSSDLQIPADLLPADGRFGCGPSKVRPEQLAALAAAGDLMGTSHRQKPVKSLVARVRSGLADLFSLPAGYEVVLGNGGSTAFWDAAAFGLVRERSLHLTYGEFSAKFAESTRGAPFLADPVVVKAEPGSAPEPQTDPSCDVLAWAHNETSTGVSVPVVRPAESLEGQLVVIDATSGAGGLPVDVRQADAYYFAPQKGFASDGGLWISLMSPAALERVAEIAASDRWIPPFLSLATAVDNSLKDQTYNTPGLATLVLMAEQVDWMNGLGGLDACVARTADSSGRLYAWAEKSEYATPFVADPAHRSQVVGTIDLADSVDAAAVAKVLRANGIVDTEPYRKLGRNQLRIGMFPAVEPADVEALTGCIDWVVQQQA
- a CDS encoding cupin domain-containing protein; translated protein: MDYEQQDFADPTETREFPNGRLDLLRIGGADIGRLTLAPGWRWSTDVKPAAGTELCEAPHFQYHVSGTLRVRTADGTEFDAVPGQVTALPSGHDAWVVGDDPVVVVDWWGASEYAKG